From Candidatus Zymogenus saltonus, one genomic window encodes:
- a CDS encoding alpha/beta fold hydrolase, producing the protein MSKKGDAKKGDAKKRGAAAAILRIALFVTITLVVVFSALLLYAWVKRPVALPPHIVDRGVPWETGELTYDGDGKLVVYMGDEAVLPNGSSVELRDPIYSVILGQDRPMIVYLPPGYDEKGKECPLLIALHGNGGRAQSWIRHLVGPMESAFKKGTMPPTVIVSVDFSISGNGKDDPKTPYDDRRGTRYVNSNLGRFEDHFTRDIIPFVFSNFNVSTNPDKIAMIGNSMGGFGVLYYALNHPRLSNNLVLIYPSADTRYSIAGNRMVDYDPNKYEPITSDDPNRIVNASVFGGLFGITEEWMYYAVFDSDKTPGEVWQEDRPVWERLMVVNPVETLECRPPDLSNQSYYIIVGSEDDFNSDAYMPILVPRLINAGAKVYPEKNIIEGGRHDDKFVNDNIDNIILWLGKRLEGRAEN; encoded by the coding sequence ATGTCGAAAAAAGGGGACGCGAAAAAAGGGGACGCGAAGAAGAGAGGCGCAGCGGCCGCAATACTAAGGATAGCCCTGTTTGTGACGATTACGCTTGTTGTCGTGTTTTCGGCACTCCTCCTCTACGCGTGGGTTAAGCGTCCCGTTGCGCTACCTCCCCACATCGTGGATCGGGGCGTCCCCTGGGAGACGGGCGAGCTGACATACGATGGCGATGGGAAACTGGTCGTATACATGGGGGACGAGGCCGTCCTCCCAAACGGGAGTTCCGTTGAGTTGAGAGACCCGATCTACAGCGTTATCTTGGGCCAGGATCGCCCGATGATCGTCTACCTCCCGCCGGGATACGACGAGAAGGGTAAGGAGTGCCCACTTCTGATCGCCCTTCACGGAAACGGCGGCAGGGCCCAGAGCTGGATTAGACACCTCGTAGGTCCGATGGAGTCCGCCTTCAAGAAAGGGACGATGCCCCCGACGGTTATCGTGTCGGTCGATTTTTCCATCTCGGGGAACGGCAAGGACGACCCGAAGACTCCCTACGACGACCGGCGTGGAACGAGATACGTCAACAGCAATCTGGGGCGCTTCGAGGATCACTTCACCAGGGATATAATCCCCTTCGTCTTTTCCAATTTCAACGTGAGCACAAACCCGGACAAGATCGCCATGATCGGAAACTCGATGGGGGGATTCGGGGTGCTATATTACGCCCTGAACCACCCCAGGCTCTCCAACAACCTCGTCCTGATATACCCCTCCGCGGACACCCGTTACAGCATCGCCGGGAACAGGATGGTAGATTACGACCCGAATAAATACGAGCCGATCACCTCGGACGACCCGAACAGGATAGTGAACGCATCGGTCTTCGGGGGGCTGTTCGGCATAACCGAGGAGTGGATGTACTACGCCGTCTTTGACAGCGATAAAACCCCCGGCGAGGTGTGGCAGGAGGACAGGCCGGTCTGGGAACGGCTGATGGTGGTAAATCCGGTGGAGACCCTCGAGTGCCGCCCGCCCGATTTATCAAATCAGAGCTACTACATCATAGTCGGGAGCGAGGACGACTTTAACTCCGATGCATATATGCCGATCTTGGTCCCGCGCCTGATCAACGCCGGGGCGAAGGTGTATCCTGAAAAGAACATCATCGAGGGGGGGCGCCACGACGACAAGTTTGTGAACGACAACATCGACAATATAATTTTGTGGCTCGGGAAAAGGCTTGAAGGTCGAGCGGAGAACTGA
- a CDS encoding amidohydrolase — protein sequence MIIDMHIHPFCKEATILPGFNGAAERLYGDMIDKDRFKNIAAMFEYIFTQRTVGDIIKDMDDAGVDKAVIVAADYTTASGVIAVTNEDVSRLAKEHPDRFIPFAGVDPSKGRAAVDELTRAVEELGCVGLKLVPPMQLFNFADPRFNPLWERALELGIIVWTHTAHQLSTPGSDARLGHPMLIEPVALRYPKLKIVMGHCGFPWHWEAWSVAVRHPNVYIDISAYPNLYDYLPWEAYLRFNAEGKVLFASDNPLKGFKETLDALDAVNISDEFKTKIKGENARALLGI from the coding sequence ATGATAATCGATATGCACATACATCCATTCTGCAAGGAAGCCACGATTTTACCCGGGTTTAACGGCGCGGCGGAGAGGCTTTACGGGGACATGATCGACAAGGACAGGTTCAAGAACATCGCGGCGATGTTCGAGTATATTTTTACCCAGCGAACCGTCGGCGACATTATCAAGGACATGGACGACGCGGGGGTGGACAAGGCGGTGATCGTCGCGGCGGACTACACCACGGCGTCCGGCGTGATCGCCGTGACAAACGAGGACGTCTCGCGGCTGGCTAAGGAGCACCCGGACAGGTTCATTCCCTTTGCCGGCGTCGATCCCTCCAAGGGGAGGGCGGCCGTCGACGAGCTGACCCGTGCCGTTGAGGAGCTTGGGTGCGTGGGGCTGAAGCTCGTCCCGCCGATGCAGCTCTTTAACTTCGCAGATCCCAGGTTCAACCCCCTCTGGGAGAGGGCGCTGGAGCTTGGCATCATCGTCTGGACGCACACCGCCCACCAGCTCTCCACGCCCGGCTCCGACGCCCGGTTGGGCCACCCGATGCTGATAGAGCCGGTGGCCCTCAGGTACCCGAAGCTCAAGATCGTGATGGGGCACTGCGGCTTCCCGTGGCACTGGGAGGCGTGGTCGGTTGCGGTGCGCCACCCGAATGTCTACATAGACATCTCGGCGTACCCGAACCTCTACGACTACCTGCCGTGGGAGGCTTACTTACGGTTCAACGCCGAGGGGAAGGTGCTGTTCGCCTCCGACAACCCGCTGAAGGGTTTCAAGGAGACGCTGGACGCCCTTGACGCCGTAAATATCTCGGATGAGTTCAAGACG